Within Cyanobium sp. AMD-g, the genomic segment GTGCGCCACTGGCCCGACTTCCGCCGTTCCCTGGAGCTGGTGGAGCCGGGGGTGGCCCCGCGCCAGCTCTGGATCGGCCCCCAGGCCCTGGTGGCCACGGCCTGCAGCCGCGGCGGCGAACGGGTCTGGGCGCTGCTCGTCGAAGGGGTGGGCCGCCCGGCCCTCACCCTGATCAGCCTCGACCGCCGCGGCACGGTGCTGGCCCAGCGGCGCCTGAGCCAATGGGAGCTGGAACCCGGCACCGGCCTCAGCTACGACCCCACCAGCGACCGCCTGGCCGTGGTGCTGCGCCCGCTGGAGCAGGGCCAGGGGCCCCCACTTCCGGCGCAGGTGGTGCTGATCGAGGCCACCAGCCTCACCCCCGTGCCCCTCCAGCTGGAGGCGCTGCAGGCCGTCTGGCTGCCGGCAGGGTAGAAACGGGACCATGCAGGCCCCCTCCGCCCCTGATCTCCCCCCCCGCCAGGCCTCCCTGCTGGCGGAGCTGCGCCAGGCCGACGGCGAACTGAGCGGCCAGGATCTGCACGCCCGGCTGCGCAGCAGCCCCGCCGCCATGGGCCTGGCCACCGTCTACCGCCACCTGCGCCAGCTGCAGCAGCGGGGCCTGGTGCGCTGCCGCCACCTGCCCAGCGGCGAAGCCCTCTACGCCCCGACGGAACGGGACGAGCACCACCTCACCTGCGTCGACTGCGGATCCACCAGGGTGCTCAGCCACTGCCCGGTGCACGGCCTGCACCTCCCGGAGAAGGAGCTGGGCGACTTCCTGCCGCTCTATCACACGCTGGAGTTCTTCGGGTTGTGCGAGCGCTGCCGGGTCCTCAGGTCCTGAGGCTGTCGCGGTGCAGCACCGCCATCACCTCGAGGATCTGGCTGCAGCGGTCCGCCGGCACACTGATCAGCTCCCCCAGCCGCTTCAGCATCTGCTGCTCCACCGGTTTGAAGCTGCGGTTGGTGTGCACCAGCAGCGCCGCCATCGCGTAGGCCGTCTCCTGCTGGACGGGGGTCAGCTCCGGCGCGGCCTCCATCAGCAGCGTCTCCCAGCCGCCGGTGCGCAACCGCCCCAGCAGGCCGTCGAACATCGCCCCCATCACGGCTTCGCCGAGGTTGCTGTAAGGCGAGCGCACCTCCAGCAGCTGGCGCAGCATGGCGGCCTCATCGGCGTCGAGGGCGCCATCGCAGGCCACGGCGGCAAGGCCGATGGCGGCGAAGGCTTCGCTGGGGTTCATGGACCGGGTTCATCGGCCGCCATTCCAGCAGCCTTCACCGTGCTGGTGGGGCAGCCGCGCCGTCAGAATCGCCACAACGCCTTCGCTCCTCCCCATGACCAGCACAAACCTGGACGCCCCGACAACGGCGGCCGCGGTCAGCGAGGCCAAGCCCATCTCCGTGCCGGTGACGATCCTCACCGGGTTCCTGGGCGCCGGCAAGACCACCCTGCTCAACCACATCCTCAGCAACCAGGAGGGGGTCAAGACCGCCGTGCTGGTCAATGAGTTCGGCGAGATCGGCATCGACAACGAGCTGATCGTCGCCACCGGCGACGACATGGTGGAACTGAGCAACGGCTGCATCTGCTGCTCGATCAACGGCGAGCTGCTGGAGGCCGTCTACCGGGTGCTGGAGCGCCCCGAACCGGTGGATTACCTGGTGGTGGAAACCACCGGCCTGGCCGACCCCCTGCCCGTGGCCATGACCTTCCTCGGCAGCGACCTGCGCGACCTGACCCGGCTCGACTCGATCATCACCCTGGTGGACGCGGAGAATTTCGGCCCCGAGACGCTGCAGGGGGAGGTGGGCCGCTCCCAGATCGTCTATGGCGACATGATCCTGCTGAACAAGTG encodes:
- a CDS encoding Fur family transcriptional regulator codes for the protein MQAPSAPDLPPRQASLLAELRQADGELSGQDLHARLRSSPAAMGLATVYRHLRQLQQRGLVRCRHLPSGEALYAPTERDEHHLTCVDCGSTRVLSHCPVHGLHLPEKELGDFLPLYHTLEFFGLCERCRVLRS
- a CDS encoding tellurite resistance TerB family protein, which produces MNPSEAFAAIGLAAVACDGALDADEAAMLRQLLEVRSPYSNLGEAVMGAMFDGLLGRLRTGGWETLLMEAAPELTPVQQETAYAMAALLVHTNRSFKPVEQQMLKRLGELISVPADRCSQILEVMAVLHRDSLRT